From a single Bacillus pumilus genomic region:
- the galE gene encoding UDP-glucose 4-epimerase GalE, with amino-acid sequence MTILVCGGAGYIGSHAVAALLAKGERVVVLDNLQTGHKEAVLEGAVLEEGDLRDHAFLRQVFNAHQIEAVMHFAADSLVGESVTDPLKYYDNNVGGATALLQVMNEFDVKRIVFSSTAAVYGEPKRVPIVETDETSPTNPYGETKLAIEKMLKWSEQAYGLEYVVLRYFNVAGAHTEGLVGEDHQPETHLIPIILQVALGKRDQIMIYGDDYETEDGTCIRDYIHVMDLVEAHILAVDRLRAGKGSATYNLGNGTGFSVKQVVEAVRKVTGHAIPAQVAKRRAGDPAKLIASSEKALQELGWAPQYADLHTIIQSAWDWFQKHPDGYQSE; translated from the coding sequence ATGACAATTTTAGTTTGTGGAGGAGCAGGGTACATAGGCAGTCATGCGGTAGCGGCTCTTTTAGCGAAAGGCGAACGAGTAGTGGTATTGGATAATTTGCAGACAGGCCACAAAGAGGCTGTTTTGGAAGGGGCTGTTTTAGAGGAAGGAGATTTACGGGATCACGCCTTTTTAAGACAGGTTTTCAACGCGCATCAAATAGAAGCGGTCATGCACTTTGCGGCAGATTCACTTGTCGGGGAGAGTGTAACAGATCCGCTCAAGTATTATGACAACAACGTAGGCGGCGCAACAGCTTTACTGCAGGTAATGAATGAATTTGATGTGAAACGCATCGTTTTCTCTTCAACTGCTGCTGTGTATGGTGAACCAAAACGTGTACCGATCGTTGAAACGGATGAAACGAGCCCAACGAATCCTTATGGAGAAACGAAACTAGCGATTGAAAAAATGCTGAAGTGGTCTGAGCAAGCATATGGCTTAGAATACGTGGTGCTTCGCTATTTTAATGTAGCTGGTGCCCATACAGAAGGACTTGTCGGAGAGGATCATCAGCCTGAGACGCATCTCATTCCAATTATTCTGCAAGTTGCTTTAGGAAAAAGAGATCAAATCATGATTTACGGTGATGATTATGAGACAGAGGATGGCACGTGTATTAGAGATTACATTCATGTGATGGACTTAGTAGAGGCGCACATCTTAGCCGTTGATCGCCTGCGTGCTGGAAAAGGCAGTGCGACATACAACTTAGGAAATGGAACAGGTTTCTCCGTAAAGCAGGTCGTAGAAGCCGTCAGAAAAGTCACGGGGCATGCCATCCCAGCGCAAGTGGCAAAAAGACGCGCAGGAGACCCAGCCAAGCTAATTGCTTCTTCTGAAAAGGCGCTGCAAGAATTGGGATGGGCACCTCAATATGCTGACCTTCACACAATCATTCAAAGCGCGTGGGATTGGTTTCAGAAGCATCCAGATGGCTATCAAAGTGAATAA
- the galT gene encoding UDP-glucose--hexose-1-phosphate uridylyltransferase gives MAIDIFEKVEQLIQYGIDKELITTLDIEYTRNRLLEVLGLDDAEARTVSGEENLEDILMPMLDWAVETGLIPEGTDTYHDLLDAKIMGCLVAPPSVIYAKFEDKRQHEGPKAATSWFYEMQQNAHYIHTGRIAKNVQWFTPTEDGVLEITINLSKPEKDPKAIAEAKKLSQKQYPLCLLCKENVGFEGRINHPARQNHRIIPVTLSDESWFLQFSPYVYYNEHCIVFKGEHEPMSITKKTFERLLSFISIYPHYFIGSNADLPIVGGSILSHDHFQGGAHEFPMAKAEMEEVFSLDAFPNVQAGIVKWPMSVIRLRSSEPLALAEAANFILNEWKSYSDEEVELIAYTGETPHNTITPIARRHGDSYELDLVLRNNRTDKQHPDGIFHPHKEVHHIKKENIGLIEVMGLAVLPGRLAEELSQLKEALLSENPLEEINACPEIRKHAIWAKRLLEENSFTEENTETILQQEIGSVFSRILSQAGVFKRTEQGKTAFNRFIQTLQTGR, from the coding sequence ATGGCGATTGATATTTTTGAAAAGGTGGAACAGCTGATTCAATACGGGATCGATAAAGAGCTGATCACAACACTAGATATCGAATATACGAGAAATCGACTGCTTGAGGTGCTCGGGCTTGATGACGCTGAAGCAAGAACCGTCTCAGGAGAAGAAAACCTTGAAGACATCTTAATGCCAATGCTCGATTGGGCTGTAGAAACAGGTCTGATCCCTGAGGGGACAGATACGTATCATGATTTATTAGATGCAAAAATCATGGGCTGCTTGGTGGCGCCTCCAAGTGTCATCTATGCGAAGTTCGAGGATAAACGCCAGCATGAAGGACCGAAGGCAGCTACAAGCTGGTTCTATGAGATGCAGCAAAATGCACACTACATTCATACAGGCAGGATCGCCAAAAATGTACAGTGGTTTACACCAACAGAAGATGGTGTGCTAGAGATCACCATTAATCTATCAAAGCCAGAAAAGGACCCAAAAGCTATCGCTGAAGCGAAAAAGCTTAGTCAAAAGCAATACCCTCTTTGTCTCCTTTGTAAAGAAAACGTTGGGTTTGAGGGGCGGATTAATCATCCAGCGAGACAGAATCACCGGATTATTCCAGTAACACTCTCAGATGAATCGTGGTTTCTGCAATTTTCACCCTATGTGTATTACAACGAGCACTGTATTGTGTTCAAAGGCGAACATGAACCAATGAGCATCACCAAAAAGACCTTTGAGCGACTGCTTTCCTTCATATCTATATACCCGCACTATTTCATCGGGTCAAACGCCGATCTTCCGATTGTCGGAGGCAGTATATTAAGCCATGACCATTTTCAGGGTGGTGCGCATGAATTTCCGATGGCAAAAGCCGAGATGGAAGAGGTCTTCTCTCTCGACGCCTTTCCGAATGTGCAAGCTGGCATTGTGAAATGGCCGATGTCTGTGATCCGCCTTCGAAGCAGCGAACCGCTTGCACTCGCAGAGGCAGCAAACTTTATCTTAAATGAGTGGAAATCGTACTCAGATGAAGAAGTGGAGCTGATCGCTTATACAGGAGAGACTCCGCATAATACGATTACACCTATTGCGCGGCGCCACGGGGATAGCTATGAATTAGATTTAGTGCTGCGGAATAACCGTACAGATAAGCAGCACCCGGACGGCATTTTCCACCCGCACAAAGAAGTCCACCATATTAAAAAAGAGAATATCGGATTAATTGAAGTCATGGGCCTTGCTGTCCTTCCTGGTAGATTAGCAGAGGAATTAAGCCAATTAAAAGAGGCGTTGCTATCGGAAAACCCTCTTGAAGAAATCAATGCGTGTCCTGAGATTAGGAAACACGCCATATGGGCAAAACGACTGCTTGAAGAGAACAGTTTTACAGAGGAGAACACCGAAACCATTTTACAACAAGAAATTGGCTCTGTTTTTTCTCGAATTCTCTCACAGGCAGGTGTGTTTAAAAGAACTGAGCAAGGGAAAACAGCTTTTAACCGTTTCATTCAAACACTTCAAACAGGCAGGTGA
- a CDS encoding galactokinase: MIDTLRAAFHQQFGEREELRYFFAPGRVNLIGEHTDYNGGHVFPCALTLGTYAVCAKRSDGRVRMYSLNFEDDGVKEFNLFEIVYAESDGWANYPKGVFKQFINAGMKIEDGFDIVYGGNIPNGAGLSSSASIELVTAVLINEWHSFSVSHAHLALLSQRAENEFIGVNCGIMDQFSIALGKEDHAILLNCDTLAFEYSPFWQEGLALVIANTNKKRTLADSKYNERRSECQSALNDLRKDIDITHLCELTVDEFEGHAHLIEDDICRKRARHVVTENERTMKAVNFLKDDKMEELGALMKASHLSLKNDYEVTGKELDALAEAAWRHPGTIGSRMTGAGFGGCTISIVKEEMLASFIEETGAMYQEKTGIQASFYTAGIGGGARELTKEEV; this comes from the coding sequence ATGATCGATACGTTACGCGCGGCTTTTCACCAGCAATTTGGAGAAAGAGAGGAACTTCGCTATTTTTTTGCCCCAGGAAGAGTGAACCTGATTGGTGAACATACAGATTACAATGGAGGCCATGTGTTTCCATGTGCGCTTACTCTCGGAACGTATGCTGTTTGTGCAAAGCGTTCAGATGGCCGCGTGAGAATGTATTCCTTGAACTTTGAGGACGATGGTGTGAAAGAATTCAACCTTTTTGAAATCGTTTACGCAGAATCAGACGGCTGGGCGAATTATCCGAAGGGTGTGTTCAAGCAGTTTATAAACGCAGGGATGAAGATAGAAGACGGCTTTGACATTGTGTACGGCGGCAATATTCCAAATGGCGCAGGTCTGTCCTCCTCTGCCTCTATAGAGCTTGTTACCGCTGTTCTCATCAATGAGTGGCATTCATTCAGTGTTTCACATGCCCATCTTGCCCTCCTTTCACAGCGTGCAGAAAATGAATTTATTGGCGTCAATTGTGGGATTATGGATCAGTTTTCGATTGCTCTTGGAAAAGAAGATCACGCCATTTTGCTCAATTGTGACACCCTTGCCTTTGAATACAGTCCGTTCTGGCAAGAGGGACTCGCACTTGTCATCGCCAATACAAACAAAAAGCGGACACTGGCTGATTCCAAATACAATGAGCGCCGGTCAGAGTGTCAATCTGCTTTAAATGATCTTCGAAAAGACATTGACATTACCCACCTATGTGAGCTCACTGTGGATGAATTTGAAGGGCATGCCCACTTGATAGAAGATGACATATGCCGCAAACGTGCAAGACATGTCGTGACGGAAAACGAGCGGACGATGAAAGCAGTAAATTTTCTGAAAGATGATAAAATGGAAGAACTAGGCGCCCTCATGAAGGCTTCTCACCTTTCTTTAAAGAATGATTATGAAGTGACAGGAAAAGAATTAGATGCACTAGCAGAAGCGGCTTGGCGTCACCCCGGGACAATTGGTTCCCGTATGACGGGTGCAGGCTTTGGCGGATGCACGATCAGCATTGTGAAAGAAGAGATGCTGGCGTCATTTATAGAAGAAACTGGTGCGATGTATCAAGAGAAAACAGGCATTCAAGCCTCTTTTTACACAGCTGGAATTGGAGGAGGCGCAAGAGAACTCACGAAGGAGGAAGTGTAA
- a CDS encoding AraC family transcriptional regulator produces the protein MKKEAFAFRFHHSDVTLPAQIWSVGWEVQSSSLYSWNGVERKDQGKCIFQLTLSGHGMIEIGEKRFKVLPGQAFLVKSPSAYQYYFPEDSEHWEFLYLTLYGEACDLCFDQFIDQGKQVMRFHPNSRPIRLLKKIYDEASERRITNPFEGSSLAYQFVMELYSYLPKLEGQMEKWPEPIVQAALFASHHFHEEIGPDDMAAAARLSKSHFTREFKKATGFTPIHYLTNIRLEKAETLLKTTKYSIEEIAIQCGYRNANYLNKVFRKKIGMSPKQLRETSDA, from the coding sequence TTGAAGAAAGAAGCATTTGCATTTCGTTTTCACCATTCTGATGTGACATTGCCGGCGCAAATATGGTCTGTTGGCTGGGAAGTTCAATCATCTTCGTTATATAGCTGGAATGGCGTGGAGCGGAAGGATCAGGGCAAGTGCATCTTTCAGCTCACACTGAGTGGACACGGCATGATCGAAATCGGGGAAAAACGATTCAAAGTTTTGCCGGGGCAGGCTTTTCTCGTGAAAAGTCCAAGTGCCTATCAATATTATTTTCCAGAGGACAGTGAGCATTGGGAATTCCTCTATTTGACGCTTTATGGGGAAGCCTGCGACCTTTGCTTTGACCAATTTATAGACCAAGGAAAGCAGGTCATGCGTTTTCATCCAAATTCCAGACCGATCCGCCTGCTGAAGAAAATTTATGATGAAGCCAGTGAAAGACGGATTACCAATCCATTTGAGGGGTCTAGCCTTGCTTATCAATTTGTCATGGAACTGTATTCATATTTGCCAAAGCTTGAGGGACAAATGGAGAAATGGCCTGAGCCTATCGTTCAAGCAGCCTTGTTTGCCAGCCATCATTTTCACGAGGAAATCGGCCCGGACGATATGGCAGCTGCGGCACGTTTATCCAAAAGTCATTTTACGAGGGAATTCAAAAAGGCCACTGGCTTCACACCTATTCACTATTTAACCAATATCCGGTTAGAAAAGGCGGAAACGTTACTGAAAACAACGAAATACTCGATTGAAGAAATCGCCATACAGTGCGGCTACCGAAATGCGAATTACTTGAATAAAGTCTTTCGAAAGAAGATCGGCATGTCTCCAAAGCAACTGCGGGAAACAAGCGATGCATAA
- a CDS encoding M24 family metallopeptidase has protein sequence MIEQVRGLMEEKQLDGVLIQKRNNFSWLTGGRRNHIVLNTPDGVCQLLVLKDDLILIVNQMEEKRIIEEEMAYVDHPFQVVTMDWYEDETPYIQELTKGKRIGTDIQMDGFEWIEPDLSHVRSILTASQLRQYEMLCHETAVIVESVCQEIVPGQTEHEIASLVAQRAIAQGMTIEVLLVATDDRIHQYRHPIPTEKALQKHALVVLCAERNGLVANVTRSVYFGQLPKELEENKERLARIDTVMNAATRPGKTLGDVLKAGIAQYEKEGFPDSWKKLHQGGKTGFVSREIIAVPSSKEDIQLHQVFTWNPSLPGLKSEDTIVVEKEGNRFLTYTGKWTYIDIEHEGEIYRRPDILVRDE, from the coding sequence ATGATTGAACAAGTAAGAGGGCTAATGGAAGAAAAGCAGCTTGATGGTGTTTTGATTCAAAAGCGAAATAATTTTTCTTGGCTGACAGGCGGAAGAAGGAATCACATTGTGTTAAATACGCCAGATGGTGTGTGCCAGCTGCTCGTGTTAAAAGACGACCTCATTCTCATTGTGAATCAAATGGAAGAAAAGCGGATCATTGAAGAAGAAATGGCGTACGTCGATCATCCGTTTCAAGTGGTCACAATGGATTGGTATGAGGATGAGACCCCATACATTCAAGAACTCACAAAAGGTAAACGAATTGGGACGGATATTCAAATGGATGGATTTGAATGGATCGAACCGGATTTGTCGCATGTTCGCTCAATCCTAACTGCTTCACAGCTCAGACAATATGAAATGCTCTGTCATGAAACAGCAGTTATTGTAGAAAGTGTCTGTCAAGAAATCGTTCCAGGGCAGACCGAGCACGAAATTGCTTCGCTTGTTGCTCAAAGAGCCATTGCACAAGGGATGACGATAGAGGTTCTGCTAGTAGCAACGGATGACCGTATTCATCAATACCGACACCCGATTCCAACAGAGAAAGCACTTCAAAAGCATGCGCTTGTTGTACTCTGCGCAGAGCGGAACGGGCTCGTAGCGAATGTGACAAGGTCTGTGTACTTTGGGCAGCTTCCGAAGGAGCTTGAAGAGAACAAAGAGCGGCTGGCACGAATTGATACGGTCATGAATGCTGCTACGCGACCTGGTAAGACATTAGGAGATGTACTGAAAGCAGGTATTGCTCAGTATGAAAAAGAGGGATTCCCTGATAGCTGGAAAAAGCTTCATCAAGGGGGAAAGACAGGGTTTGTATCCAGGGAAATCATTGCCGTTCCCTCATCGAAGGAAGACATTCAGCTACATCAAGTGTTTACATGGAACCCTTCATTGCCTGGACTGAAATCAGAGGATACGATCGTTGTAGAAAAAGAGGGAAACCGCTTTTTAACGTATACAGGCAAGTGGACGTACATCGACATTGAACATGAAGGAGAAATTTATAGACGACCTGATATCTTAGTGAGAGATGAATAA